TACCGGCTGCTTTCGTGGCTCTTGTGTTTTCTACTGAACACCGAGAGTTACCAGGGCTGTTGATGCCGTGGTTGAATGAATGTGAGGCTCAGGCTCTGCAAAAATGGAGCTGGGGTCTGAGGCTGAGTGGAAATATTAATCAGCTTTTGGGATGACACAGCTGGCTCTTATTTCAGCCACACTGATCTTCCCTTTGCTCAGAGGGTGTCAGGTGAGCAGTTTGAGACAGCTGTGGGGgtctggagctggcagagccatTTCTTACTGTACCTCAGCGCTGTCAGAGCAACTCCCAGGCACCACATGGAACAGAGCTGCATATCCTCAGAAAGGGTATGGCTCCTTTATAGGCTGAACTGAGACTGCTTTGATGGGTTGGTTATTCCTGAGCTGAGGAGACTTTAGGAGCTGTAACTCCTAAAGTAATTCTCCTATAATTCTGGACGTTAGAATGTGCTTGGTTTTCAGCCCTGTGCCAGGTACTCTGCTCCTTTTGAACTGTTCTGCTCTCTACCAGGTATTCTGTGGATATTCCCCTGGACAAAACAGTGGTCAACAAGGACGTGTTCAGGGATCCCGCTCTGAAACGCAAAGCAAGGCGTGAAGCCAAGGTGAAATTTGAGGAGAGGTGAGTTGGGAGTTCGTCTCTTCAGTGTTGTTTGTGCTATTACAGGTGTGAGGGGTCAGTGTCACTGTGCTGCAGTCTGTGCATTTCCAAGTTGGCACTTCCACCCTGGCTTCTTTGCAGGAGTGTTTGTTGAGCGTTTTCTtctcacctgtgtgtgtgtgcaccatCGTGCCAGCACCTGTGGGGCCTTTCAGGTGCCACAGGATGATCTGACAAGGTGCTGCCAGTTCATTCTCTCTCTTATCACTGGGCTGGGCgggccagggcagtgctgatGCTTTGTGTGGGAGTGCTTGTGTTCCTGCTCTTTCTTGATGGGTTTCTGTTCAGAAGCTCCTtcagaggaaggagctgtgtgGCCTCAGTGGGACACAGTGTCTcaggcagcccctgagctgtTCTCCAAGGGCATCTCCCCCTGCCACACGAGGTGTCCAGTGGGATGGCCGTGTCCTGTGCTTGTACCTGTTGGGGTGGAAACTGCCACAGTACAGGTGTCTTTAAATTTGGAACCTGGCACTTCCTTCCCTTGGTATTTCAATATTTACAGTGGGTTTAGTTGTAGCCCAGACCATAGAGATGAGGTGAATTACCTCTGGGTGAATTAGGTGCTACATTCTGTCTGTCTGGGACAGCTCGGGTGCAGGTTTGGTGCTGTTACCTGCTGGTACACACCCTTTATTTAACCTGTGTGTTCTCTTTCAGGTACAAAACTGGCAAGAATAAGTGGTTCTTCCAGAAGCTGCGATTCTAAGGGTGTAACGAGGTTGCATCaataaatgtttattaaaaaccatgacttttttgttatttaacAAACAAGCAGTGGCCTTTGTGGTGGGATCATGCTGCTTGCTCTGTGTCTCTTtagagctggggagggagccATTGcagcccaggggagcagggtCTGGGTCGAGTTCTAAATCCAAGAGTGGGGCAGGAATGGACCAGTTAATATTTAGTAGCTGGTCCATTCAGAGTagtttatttctatatttagtAGCTGGTCCATTTGAAAGAGTTTATATTTAGTAGCTGGTGCGTTCAGAAGAGTTTATTCCTATATTTACTAGTTGGTCCTTTCGGAAGAGTTAATTCCTATATTTACTAGCTGGTCCTTTCGGAAGAGCTAATTTCCATATTTAGTAGCTGGTCCCTTCAGAGCAGTTTATTCCTATATTTAGCAGCTGGTCCGTTCCAGGCAGGCCCGGTGGGTGCTCGGAAGGCGAGTCAGGCGGGGCGGGgatggaggaagaggaggagatgaTGAGGGACCGGGCGGGGCTGGGCGGGCCCGGCGTTCCGCCGCCCTCGGGCCGCGGCCGGGGCTGCGCTCGgaggggccggggcggggcgagGCGAGTTCGCGAAAACGAAAGCGAAAGGCGAGAACGGACCCGGGGTTCCCGGTAGCACGGGCCGAGCAGGGAGAGCGGTCTCGGTGAACAGGGCAGGGCTCTCTGAGGAACCGGGCATGGATTCGGACCAGGTGAGGAAGAGCCGAGCCACGGGGAGAGGCGGGCGGGGGTTGGCGCAGCGCGGCTGAGACCCCTCCTGTCTTTAGGACTCCTTCGTCCGGCTGCAGGAcgagagcctgcagagccccgaGCAGCTCCTGCACGAGATCGAGCTCTGCAAGGTGAGTCCGGATGCTCCCAGAGGGGTTGGGCGGCCGCGGCCCGACTGTGCGGGGTCCGCCCGCTCCGCCCTGGCCAGGAGGAGCTCGAGTCTTCTCTAGGACTCAGAGGCGGCAGAGAGGAGTAATCCCATGGAGGGGAGAGCCTGTTCTAGGGCACAGCCTGTGCCGGGGCTGGGTGGCTGCTGGGTCAGGGTCTTGCTGTCTGATGGTGCTTCTCGCAGGAGCTTTACAGTGCTCTGGAGAACGACTCTGCAAAGCTATACTCGGCCAAGGAAGCTGCAGAGCGAAGGACACAAGAGCTGAAGAAAGGAGAACTTCATAAAATTTTAGAGCAACAGCTGTCTTTAAATGGAGATGAAGAAAGAGCACACCAGGTCAGTGTTCAGTGGATGGCTTAGGTTTGGAAaggtggcaggggctgcctgatgCAGGTCACTGCTCTGAGATCACTTGCCTGGGATCTGGTGGAGGTTTCACGGGGAACACAAGGCCTGTGCTGAGAAgtgaggcagtgctgcagcGAGGGGAGGGCTGTCCTCAAAGGAGAGGaaccagagctgcaggcagtgaaGAGCCAGAgaatgggctggagctgtgtgcccaggaacagtgctgtgctcagaacagaaatggtgTTGCCTACTTCCCACTCTGTCCtaacttccttccttccttctagGTTTTTGCAATAAAGGAGGAGAACACTAGACTGAAGATGGAGAAGCAagttctgaaaaataaactggAAGAATTGAAGAAGAGGGTCCTCTGGAATGATCCTGCGATGGTAACAGAGTGTGTGTGGGCACTTGGGTCTACTGGCAAGGGCACAAGCCtggctggagaagctgcaggtgaatgcagctgggcactgtgtGATGACTGcaacagctcctctgccagggccaggagctcTGGTCATGGCTTTGGGAttccaggcacagccagacACTAGGAGAGACTCTGCTGAGGTTCTCCAGCAGTTTATTTGAGCCATGAGCTTATTTCTAGTCCATGGATTGGCAGGGACATGCCCTGTGCAGGGTCCAGTCTCCTCCACGTGCTGTCTCTACTTGTACCTAGATACTGTCTGCCctgccagaaaagaaaatgatctttaaggGACTCCCAGCAAACAAGGAGGACATGAACAAGCTGATGCTCATCCCACTGGTCCACTCTCctctgccagggggctcagctCTCATCACCTTTGAGGAGGCAGAGGGTAAGTGTGAGAAGAGCACTGCTCTGGCCAGGTCTCCTCAATCATTTTGGGgcctgccctgtgtcccctccctgtgccagagtTTGGtgctccccctctccctgccttgtgtggggctgtgctccctccccagcatcTTTGCTGTGCCGTGTCCTGTCCTGGAAAGCGCTGGGCAGTCactccccagtgctgggggctctccctccccacagtGGCCCAGAGGATCATAGAGAAGAAGGAGCACATagtggagctgagctgtgggcagctggaggagcttGACCAGTGCAGAGTGAAAGTGCAGGCAGTGCCCGTGGACATCCTGCTGCCATCTGCCCTGGAGGTAGGGCCTGTGGGTCCCCATGCCATGGGGTGCCCTGGGCACGCTGCTTCCCCTGTCTGAGCCTGCCTCAACCAGGGCACTGctcccctgagctctggggccagtcctgccctggcactgactGGCTGGTGCCACCCACAGATCAGGCTgactcagagcagcaggagcatcctTGTGTCTGACTTGCCCAGCCTGAACATCCCCAAGGAGGCACTGCTGGACAAGCTGGAGCTCTTCTTCAGCAAGACAAAGAATGGGGGCAGCGAGGTGGAGAGCAGAAGGTTCCTGGAGGACTCTCAGGAGGTGGTGCTGACCTTCACACGGGATGGAGGTGCGTGGGGTGTGCTGAGCCTGGGTGGCTGGCAAGGGTGGAGCAGCCCAACCTGCTCTGGGGGGAAATCTGAGAGCAGAGGAAGCTGTCTTTGAGGAACAGGGAAGATACAGTGAGCC
The sequence above is a segment of the Molothrus ater isolate BHLD 08-10-18 breed brown headed cowbird chromosome 27, BPBGC_Mater_1.1, whole genome shotgun sequence genome. Coding sequences within it:
- the IFI35 gene encoding interferon-induced 35 kDa protein, with the protein product MDSDQDSFVRLQDESLQSPEQLLHEIELCKELYSALENDSAKLYSAKEAAERRTQELKKGELHKILEQQLSLNGDEERAHQVFAIKEENTRLKMEKQVLKNKLEELKKRVLWNDPAMILSALPEKKMIFKGLPANKEDMNKLMLIPLVHSPLPGGSALITFEEAEVAQRIIEKKEHIVELSCGQLEELDQCRVKVQAVPVDILLPSALEIRLTQSSRSILVSDLPSLNIPKEALLDKLELFFSKTKNGGSEVESRRFLEDSQEVVLTFTRDGVAEPLIERGHIQVPIGKGKYKIKVSPCMSGDISNLQLQPSRCPRTVLLLGIPDVLSVESMRDALEIHFQKASRGGGEVDALAYVPAGRTGVAVFVEDTTG